The segment ATCTGGTCGGCAGCCGACACGCGCGCCGCCCGGGCGTTGCTCGACTCGGCGCCGAGGTCGATCAGCGCGGCACCCTGCGCGGCCTGGACGCGGCCCATGCGCACGGCGTCGGCGGGGCCGGTGGCCACGCTCTCGCGGTAGGTCGAGTCGCGCGAGAGGTTGATGCAGCCCATGAGCGTCACCGCCCCGTCGCCGATCGACACCGGACCCAGGGGTCCGTCGAGGACGACCGGGGTGACGGGGCTGTCCCACGACGCGCCGTGCTGGGCGTGCAGGGCCGCCAGATCCGCAAGGGTGATCACGCCTTCCAGCGTAGGCGGCAGGATGAAGGTCGTGAGCGACCCCCTCGAGCTGCAGCACCTCGCCGACCTGTCCGACGACGAGCTCGCGGCCGCCTACACGCCGGAGCGCGAGCCGTGGCTGCGGGTCAACTTCGTCAGCACCGTCGACGGGGCAGCCACGGGGTCGGACGGGCTGAGCGGCACGATCAACAACGACGCCGACAAGCGGGTCTTCGACACCCTCCGCCGGCGGGCGCACTGCCTGGTGGTCGGGGCGGGCACGATCCGCGAGGAGGAGTACGACGTCCCGCGGGTGCCGATCGTCGTGGTGAGCCGGTCCGCCGACGTACCGCCGACGTTGGCCGAGGCGCCGCCCGGGCGGGTGCTGATGGCGACGGTCGCGACCTCGGACGGTCTCGCGGAGGCGCGCGACAGGCTGGGCGAGGACAACGTGCTGGTCCTCGGCGAGGAGCAGATCGACCTCGCCGCGCTCAAGGCCGCGCTGGCCGAACGCGGCTGGACCGAGCAGCTGTGCGAGGGCGGGCCGTCGCTCTTCGCCGACATGCTCGCGGCGGGCGTCGTCGATGAGCTGTGTTGGACCCTCGTGCCGAGGCTGACCGGCGGCGACGCCGTACGCATCGCCACGGGCGCCGATGTTGACGTCGCGCTGCGTCCCGCCCTGCTGCTCGAGCAGGACGGGACGTTGCTGGGGCGCTGGCTGGTGGAGTGAGGCTCAGCCCAGCGCGTCGAGCAGGGCCTTCGAGAAGGCCGGGATGTCGTCGGGGTTGCGGCTGGTGATGAGGTTGCCGTCGACGACGACCTCCTCGTCCACCCACTCGCCGCCACCGTTGCGGATGTCGGTCTGCAGGCTCGGCCAGCTGGCCAGGCGCTTGCCCTTCACGCGGTCGGCCTCGACGAGGGTCCAGGATGCGTGGCAGATGGCGGCGACGGGCTTGCCGGAGTCGACGAAGTCGCGGATGAACGCGACCGCCTCCACGTCCGTGCGAAGGGCGTCGGGGTTGGCGACGCCACCCGGCAGGACGAGGGCGTCGTAGTCGGCGACGGCGACGTCGGACACCCGCCGGTCGACCCGCTGGGTGCTGGACTTGTCGAGGTGCTCGAACAGCTGCACCTCGCCCTCGTCGATGGAGAGCAGCTCCGCGGTGTGGCCGGCGTCGACGGCTGCCTGCCAGGGCTTGGTGAGCTCGACCTCCTCGACGCCTTCGGATGCGGTCAGGAATGCGATGCGCTTGGACATGCGTTCCACCGTCGCTCGGCCTCGGGAGGCGGACAACACACCAAGGGGTGGAGCGACCTACCCGATGACCCCGGCGTTGTCCTTCGCGAGCGAGCGCGAGATGACCATCCGCTGGATCTGGTTGGTGCCCTCGAAGATCTGCATGACCTTGGCCTCGCGCATGTAGCGCTCGACCGGGAAGTCGCGGGTGTAGCCGTAGCCGCCGAGCACCTGGACGGCGTCGGTGGTGACCTTCATGGCGTTGTCGGTGGCGACCAGCTTGGCGACCGACGCCTCCCGCGAGAAGGGCAGCCCGGCGTCGCGCAGCCGTGCGGCGTGGAGCATCGTGGCGCGGGCCGAGACGATGGCGGCCTCCATGTCGGCGAGCACGAAGGCCAGGCCCTGGTGGTCGATGATGCGGGTGCCGAAGGTCTCGCGCTCGCGGGCATAGGCGACGGCGGAGTCGAGGGCGCCCTGGGCGAGGCCCACCGCGACGGCGGCGATGCCGAGGCGGCCGGAGTCGAGCCCGGCCAGCGCGATGCGCAGCCCCTCGCCCTCCGCGCCGAGCCGGCGGGAGGCGTCGACGCGCACGTTGTCGAAGCGCATCGTGGCGGTGGCCGAGCCGGTGAGGCCCATCTTGCGCTCCGGCGGGTCGGCGCTGAGGCCCTCGGCGGAGGCCGGGACGAGGAAGCAGGAGATCCCGTTGCGGTCGTCGGACGTGCGGGCCATGACCTTGTAGAAGTCGGCGTGGCCGCCGTGCGTCGTCCAGGCCTTGGCGCCGTTGAGGACGTAGGAGTCGCCGTCGCGGCGGGCCGTCGTACGCATCGCGGCGGGGTCGGAGCCGGCGTGCGCCTCGGAGAGGCAGTAGGCGCCGAGCAGGTCGCCGCTCAGCATGCCGGGCAGCCACTCGGCGCGCTGCTCGTCGGTGCCGTAGTAGGCCAGGCCGAAGCAGGAGAGCGCGTGCACCGACACCCCGACGCCGACCGAGGACCACACGGCGCCGATCTCCTCGAGGACCTGGAGGTAGACCTCGTAGGGCTGGTCGCCGCCGCCGTGCTCCTCGGGGTAGGGCAGCGACAGCAGGCCGGCCTGGCCGAGCATCCGGAAGACGTCGCGCGGGAAGGTCTCGGTGGCCTCCGCCTCCGCCGACCGCGGCGCGAGCTCCTTGGTCGCGATCTCGCGGGTGAGGGCGAGCAGGTCGCGGGACTCGTCGGTGGGCAGCTGGCGGCGAGCGGTCATGTCGCGCACGTTACCCGCGACGGGTCGAGACCGACCGATCGGTCAGGTGCGCGGGTGGGCCCACCGGTAGAGGGCGATGAGCCCGGGCAGGAACAGCAGGAGCAGGACCACGCCGAAGACCGACTCACCGGAGAGCGTGAGCAGGGCGCCGACGAGGATGAAGGGAGCGGTGACGAGCCCGACCAACCAGAAGAGCAGCCGCGGCACGACGCTGCGCTCGGGCGGCACGTGGCCCTGCATCACGGGGCGGTACGACGTCGTGGCGGGGGGTTCCAGCCCGGCCATCACGTCCTCGAGGTCGCCGTAGGTGCGCGCGGCGAGGGCACGGGACGTGCGCTCGTCGAGCTCGGGTGAGGTGATGCGACCTTCGCTGAAGGCGGCGGACAGCCGCCGGCACACCCCGTCGCGCTCGGCGTCGGAGACGAGCAGCGAGTCGTGCTCGGCGTCGGCCCGCTCCTGGAGCAGCCGCCACCGCCGATAGGCCTCGTCGCCCGGTCCCGACGGGGCGTCGTACGGCATGCTCATGCGCCACAGGGTACGGCGCCGGCCCGGGCCGCGAGGCGGTGTTGGGCGGATCCGCGGGGAATGGCCCAGGGGCGCTCGCTGTTGTCGCACGTCGATGACGACACCGAGCCCGGCCACCGGCCGCACCGACGCCCCGGACGACTCGCGACGGGTCTCGATGCTCCTGGGCCTGCTGTTCGGCCTCGCCGGAATGGGTTCCTCGAGCGCCGCCGTGGCGCTCGCTCTCCTCGCCGAGGACCTCGGGGTGAGCGCCGGGCTGGCCGCCTGGGCGATCAGCCTCTACGTCCTGATGCTGGCGGTCACCACGGCGCTCTA is part of the Nocardioides cavernae genome and harbors:
- a CDS encoding dihydrofolate reductase family protein, producing MSDPLELQHLADLSDDELAAAYTPEREPWLRVNFVSTVDGAATGSDGLSGTINNDADKRVFDTLRRRAHCLVVGAGTIREEEYDVPRVPIVVVSRSADVPPTLAEAPPGRVLMATVATSDGLAEARDRLGEDNVLVLGEEQIDLAALKAALAERGWTEQLCEGGPSLFADMLAAGVVDELCWTLVPRLTGGDAVRIATGADVDVALRPALLLEQDGTLLGRWLVE
- a CDS encoding type 1 glutamine amidotransferase domain-containing protein translates to MSKRIAFLTASEGVEEVELTKPWQAAVDAGHTAELLSIDEGEVQLFEHLDKSSTQRVDRRVSDVAVADYDALVLPGGVANPDALRTDVEAVAFIRDFVDSGKPVAAICHASWTLVEADRVKGKRLASWPSLQTDIRNGGGEWVDEEVVVDGNLITSRNPDDIPAFSKALLDALG
- a CDS encoding acyl-CoA dehydrogenase family protein, which codes for MTARRQLPTDESRDLLALTREIATKELAPRSAEAEATETFPRDVFRMLGQAGLLSLPYPEEHGGGDQPYEVYLQVLEEIGAVWSSVGVGVSVHALSCFGLAYYGTDEQRAEWLPGMLSGDLLGAYCLSEAHAGSDPAAMRTTARRDGDSYVLNGAKAWTTHGGHADFYKVMARTSDDRNGISCFLVPASAEGLSADPPERKMGLTGSATATMRFDNVRVDASRRLGAEGEGLRIALAGLDSGRLGIAAVAVGLAQGALDSAVAYARERETFGTRIIDHQGLAFVLADMEAAIVSARATMLHAARLRDAGLPFSREASVAKLVATDNAMKVTTDAVQVLGGYGYTRDFPVERYMREAKVMQIFEGTNQIQRMVISRSLAKDNAGVIG
- a CDS encoding DUF1707 SHOCT-like domain-containing protein, giving the protein MSMPYDAPSGPGDEAYRRWRLLQERADAEHDSLLVSDAERDGVCRRLSAAFSEGRITSPELDERTSRALAARTYGDLEDVMAGLEPPATTSYRPVMQGHVPPERSVVPRLLFWLVGLVTAPFILVGALLTLSGESVFGVVLLLLFLPGLIALYRWAHPRT